One window of the Nitrospira sp. genome contains the following:
- a CDS encoding methyltransferase domain-containing protein — MSISCSIPCNLCGGRDVAPLSEKSRTGKPLRTVICVACGLVWTDPRPHDAGQFYRENYRVAYKNAYRPRMKHVLRAGKVALSRLEKIRSLLSSPKAVLDVGSGGGEFAYLLASMGHRVSGIEPNQGYAEYSVAHYGLTAHIGLVQDSVLPPDTFDVITMWHVLEHLEDPRAVLGRVRSWLKPDGALIVEVPNAEATCQSPKSTFHEAHLYNFNMATLGRLARICGFEEASRALSSDGGNLTMLFTRSQSHPVAPQGATIPGNCERISAIVQGHRAWRHALTLTPYRRTYNRLRRAFIERRETAGVRSPKHLLDTLYRNAPTTCSPEATLPASGSQTPHESRSFSLQQSRQ; from the coding sequence ATGTCTATATCCTGCTCCATCCCTTGTAATCTTTGCGGCGGTAGAGACGTTGCGCCGCTTTCGGAGAAAAGCCGGACCGGAAAGCCGCTGCGCACCGTGATCTGTGTGGCCTGTGGCCTTGTGTGGACCGATCCTCGCCCTCATGATGCGGGACAATTCTATCGAGAGAACTATCGCGTCGCCTATAAGAACGCTTATAGGCCTCGCATGAAACACGTCCTGCGCGCCGGCAAAGTGGCGTTGTCGCGCCTGGAGAAGATCCGGTCTCTCCTGTCCAGCCCGAAGGCCGTGCTCGATGTGGGGAGCGGAGGAGGCGAATTCGCCTACTTGCTCGCATCGATGGGCCATCGCGTGAGCGGCATTGAGCCGAATCAGGGATATGCGGAATATTCCGTCGCTCACTATGGGTTGACGGCCCATATCGGCCTGGTCCAGGACAGCGTGCTCCCGCCGGACACTTTCGATGTCATCACCATGTGGCATGTATTAGAACATCTGGAGGATCCACGTGCCGTCTTGGGTCGAGTCCGCTCTTGGCTGAAACCGGACGGCGCACTGATCGTGGAAGTTCCCAATGCGGAGGCGACGTGCCAGTCACCGAAGAGCACGTTTCATGAAGCGCATCTGTACAATTTCAACATGGCGACGCTGGGCAGGCTCGCCAGAATCTGCGGGTTCGAGGAGGCCTCCCGCGCCTTGTCGAGTGACGGCGGAAACCTCACGATGCTTTTCACAAGAAGCCAATCACACCCCGTAGCTCCTCAAGGAGCCACGATCCCTGGCAATTGCGAGCGGATTTCCGCAATTGTACAAGGGCACAGGGCGTGGCGCCACGCCCTGACTCTGACACCGTACCGTCGCACGTACAACCGTCTGCGCAGAGCTTTTATTGAGCGGCGCGAGACAGCCGGTGTGCGAAGCCCAAAGCACCTGCTTGATACCCTCTACCGCAACGCACCCACAACCTGTTCTCCAGAAGCGA
- a CDS encoding TraR/DksA C4-type zinc finger protein, with the protein MTESDALTDPQRAELRCVQDGHRLELEQRRLDLELQQMLAAIKRLDRQRYGVCLRCQEPISYECLLIRPTTPRCYGCQGDVESRKYS; encoded by the coding sequence ATGACAGAATCGGACGCACTGACCGACCCTCAGCGAGCTGAACTACGCTGCGTTCAGGATGGTCACCGCTTGGAATTGGAGCAGCGCCGACTCGACCTGGAACTCCAGCAAATGCTGGCCGCGATCAAGCGGCTTGACAGGCAGCGGTATGGGGTCTGCCTGCGATGCCAGGAGCCGATTTCTTACGAGTGTCTGCTCATCCGCCCGACGACGCCACGGTGCTACGGCTGCCAGGGTGACGTGGAGTCCCGGAAATATTCCTAG
- a CDS encoding XRE family transcriptional regulator, with product MAKAVRGGGSPGKSRRKTQKQSGQIEQSLGEAIRRLRDSQRLSVRALASNCGFSASFISQVELNQASPSLSSLERIAAGLGTTLGQLFVTAAPSAPAPIKASHRPMLQSEWSRAQIESLSHPSVNSKLEALLITLRLGGSSGGRLHLRETELLAIVFAGTVRLQVGNTSHVLHRGDAITIPAHTLHRWENTEPKPAQLLKIVPRGHS from the coding sequence ATGGCGAAAGCTGTACGAGGCGGAGGTTCACCTGGCAAGTCCAGGCGAAAGACGCAGAAGCAGAGTGGACAGATCGAACAGTCCCTCGGGGAGGCGATTCGCCGGCTTCGAGACAGTCAGCGCCTTTCTGTGCGGGCGCTGGCCAGCAACTGCGGATTTTCCGCCAGTTTCATTTCACAAGTCGAGCTGAACCAGGCCTCCCCATCGCTGTCTTCCCTGGAACGCATTGCCGCAGGGTTGGGCACGACGCTTGGTCAATTATTTGTCACGGCCGCTCCCTCGGCGCCAGCCCCTATTAAGGCGTCCCACCGCCCCATGCTTCAGAGCGAGTGGTCTCGGGCACAGATTGAATCATTGAGCCATCCGAGCGTCAACAGCAAACTGGAGGCGCTCCTTATCACCTTGAGGCTCGGAGGAAGTAGTGGCGGTCGGCTGCATCTGCGCGAGACAGAACTCCTCGCGATCGTTTTCGCCGGTACAGTTCGGCTGCAGGTGGGGAACACCTCTCATGTGCTCCACCGAGGCGACGCCATTACGATTCCAGCTCACACGCTTCATCGCTGGGAGAACACCGAACCCAAGCCTGCACAATTGCTCAAGATTGTCCCTCGCGGGCACTCCTAG
- a CDS encoding glycosyltransferase family 4 protein, producing the protein MTEAAGSVGGQELAVLLYAEGLRARGHELDLVVQPDAPIRRMAVERKISALTVPMRRGSFVSALFAIHGLLRRHKPDILHVNSSRDSWIASLAARLVRPRPKVVRSRHISVPLNRNLLTRLLYRTLFDFVIVTGGALNRQALIERDGLDPDCVDGFPIGIDTAHFRPGRPARDLKEELGIPSDHRLIGIVSYLRAYKGHRYFVEAAAQVLSRIKNATFVIIGEGPEELNLRTQIAELGLTDRVLLLGYREDQVEAMRSLDVFVLPSVEADTIPQALMQALAVGLPVVSTSFGSIPDVVKHGETGLLAVPRDATSLAEQIVVMLQDDALRARLGMNGRRLIEDHYSLDRMLTRLETVYQRVLRSR; encoded by the coding sequence ATGACAGAAGCAGCGGGCTCCGTAGGCGGCCAGGAATTGGCGGTCTTATTGTACGCAGAAGGTTTGCGCGCGCGTGGACACGAACTCGATTTAGTGGTCCAGCCGGACGCCCCGATTCGTAGAATGGCTGTGGAACGAAAGATCTCCGCCCTTACCGTCCCAATGCGCCGAGGGAGTTTTGTCTCCGCACTTTTCGCTATCCATGGCCTCCTGCGTCGGCACAAGCCTGACATCCTGCATGTGAACAGCTCTCGCGACAGCTGGATCGCGTCACTGGCCGCGCGCCTGGTTCGGCCAAGGCCGAAGGTTGTGCGCAGCCGCCATATCTCCGTGCCACTGAACAGAAACCTGCTCACGCGCCTGCTCTATCGGACACTCTTCGACTTTGTGATTGTGACCGGTGGAGCACTCAATCGACAGGCCTTGATTGAGCGGGACGGACTCGATCCCGATTGCGTGGACGGCTTTCCCATCGGCATCGACACCGCTCATTTTCGGCCAGGCCGACCCGCGCGAGACCTGAAAGAGGAATTGGGCATCCCGAGCGACCATCGCCTGATTGGAATCGTCTCCTATCTTCGCGCATACAAAGGACATCGATACTTTGTCGAGGCGGCGGCTCAGGTCCTTTCGCGGATCAAGAATGCGACGTTTGTGATCATTGGAGAAGGACCGGAAGAACTCAATCTCCGGACACAGATTGCAGAGTTGGGATTGACGGACCGGGTGTTGTTGTTGGGGTATCGCGAGGACCAGGTCGAGGCCATGCGGTCACTCGACGTGTTCGTGCTGCCGTCGGTGGAAGCGGACACCATCCCGCAAGCGCTCATGCAGGCCTTAGCAGTTGGACTGCCGGTGGTGTCTACCTCTTTTGGCTCGATTCCAGACGTCGTCAAACATGGAGAGACGGGCCTGTTGGCTGTGCCACGAGATGCCACGTCCTTAGCGGAGCAGATCGTGGTCATGCTTCAGGACGATGCGCTCCGAGCACGGCTAGGGATGAATGGCCGGCGTCTCATTGAAGACCACTATTCCTTGGACAGGATGCTCACGCGACTCGAAACCGTGTATCAGCGAGTGCTTCGGTCACGGTGA
- a CDS encoding SulP family inorganic anion transporter, producing MEKSVTSLYQDWCSNLRNDLLAGLVVALALIPEAIAFSIIAGVDPKVGLYASFSIAAITAFAGGRPGMISAATGAMALLMVTLVKEHGLQYLLAATVLTGVLQILAGWLRLGSLMRFVSRSVITGFVNALAILIFMAQLPELTGVSWNVYAMVAGGLAIIYLFPYLTKAVPSPLVTIVVLTAVSIGLGLDIRTVGDMGQLPHSLPVFLLPDVALNWETLTILFPVSATLAVVGLLESMMTASIIDDLTDSPSNKNRECVGQGLANIATGFLGGMAGCAMIGQSVINVKSGGRGRLSTLAAGVFLLLMVVFIGDWVARIPMAALVAVMIMVSIGTFNWASIRNLREHPKSSSVVMMATVVVVVATHDLAKGVLVGVLLSGFFFAHKIGRILHVGSKAEDEGRLRIYVVTGQVFFASAERFLNAFDFKEVIEKVRIDVSRAHFWDITAVSALDKVVIKFRREGTDVEVIGLNQASATMVDRFAVHDKPDAVEELMGH from the coding sequence ATGGAGAAGTCAGTGACATCCCTGTACCAGGACTGGTGTTCCAACCTCCGAAACGATCTGCTCGCGGGACTTGTGGTGGCGCTGGCGCTGATCCCCGAGGCCATTGCCTTCTCGATCATTGCAGGGGTGGACCCCAAGGTGGGTCTGTACGCCTCGTTCAGTATCGCCGCCATCACCGCCTTCGCCGGAGGCCGGCCCGGCATGATCTCAGCCGCCACGGGCGCCATGGCACTGCTGATGGTCACGCTGGTCAAGGAACATGGTCTGCAGTATCTGCTGGCCGCCACCGTGCTGACCGGAGTGCTGCAAATCCTCGCAGGCTGGCTGCGCCTGGGTTCATTGATGCGCTTCGTGTCGCGATCCGTCATCACCGGTTTCGTGAATGCGCTGGCCATCCTGATCTTCATGGCACAATTGCCGGAACTGACCGGCGTGAGCTGGAACGTCTATGCGATGGTCGCCGGTGGCTTGGCCATCATCTATCTCTTCCCGTACCTCACGAAAGCCGTCCCCTCACCGCTGGTGACGATCGTCGTGCTGACGGCCGTGTCCATCGGCCTCGGTCTGGATATCCGGACTGTGGGGGACATGGGCCAGCTCCCTCACAGCCTGCCGGTGTTCCTGCTCCCGGATGTGGCCCTGAATTGGGAGACGCTGACGATCCTCTTCCCAGTGTCTGCCACCCTCGCCGTGGTGGGACTTCTGGAATCCATGATGACGGCCTCCATCATCGATGACCTGACGGACTCGCCGAGCAACAAGAACCGTGAATGTGTGGGGCAGGGCCTCGCCAACATCGCAACGGGCTTCCTCGGCGGCATGGCGGGCTGCGCCATGATCGGCCAATCGGTTATCAACGTGAAATCCGGGGGGCGTGGGCGGCTCTCCACTCTCGCGGCCGGAGTGTTCCTACTGCTAATGGTGGTGTTCATCGGGGACTGGGTGGCCCGTATCCCGATGGCCGCGCTGGTCGCCGTGATGATCATGGTGTCCATCGGCACGTTCAACTGGGCCTCCATCCGCAACCTGCGGGAGCATCCGAAAAGCTCCAGCGTCGTGATGATGGCCACGGTGGTGGTGGTCGTCGCCACCCATGATCTGGCCAAGGGGGTACTCGTGGGCGTGCTGTTGTCCGGGTTCTTCTTCGCCCACAAGATCGGGCGGATCCTGCATGTCGGCTCGAAAGCGGAGGACGAAGGCCGTCTCCGCATCTATGTCGTCACCGGACAGGTGTTCTTTGCCTCGGCGGAGCGCTTCCTCAACGCCTTCGATTTCAAGGAAGTGATCGAGAAAGTACGTATCGACGTGAGCCGGGCCCACTTCTGGGACATTACTGCCGTGAGTGCGTTGGACAAAGTCGTCATCAAGTTCCGCCGCGAGGGCACGGACGTCGAAGTCATCGGGCTCAACCAGGCCAGCGCCACGATGGTGGATCGCTTTGCGGTCCATGACAAACCTGATGCCGTGGAAGAACTGATGGGTCACTGA
- a CDS encoding universal stress protein: MKHELKVLACVDHSHFADYVAEYAAWAARRLQAPLELLHVIDRHPEIASGNDHSGAIGMDAQETLLTELSNHDESRSKAARERGRIMLNRLRERAIEAGVEAPDVRQRYGALEETLVEQEEGVRLFVLGRRGESAEATQRDLGRNVEHVVRALHKPILTVTEGFTEPRRVMIAFDGSAVTRRGIEMVAASPLFRGLPIHLVMSGKESLSAPKQLAWSKTTLESAGFEVLALLIPGDAENIIAKAVRAQEIDMLIMGAYSHSPLRTLLFGSKTSDLLRAATIPTLLLR; this comes from the coding sequence ATGAAGCACGAACTGAAGGTGCTGGCCTGCGTCGATCACTCGCACTTTGCCGACTACGTGGCCGAGTATGCGGCGTGGGCCGCGCGCCGCCTGCAGGCCCCACTGGAACTCCTGCACGTCATTGATCGGCATCCCGAAATCGCGAGTGGAAATGACCACAGCGGGGCCATTGGCATGGATGCACAGGAAACCCTGTTGACCGAACTGTCCAATCACGACGAGTCCCGCAGCAAGGCGGCACGCGAGCGCGGCCGCATCATGCTCAACCGCCTGCGGGAGCGCGCCATTGAGGCGGGGGTGGAGGCTCCCGACGTGCGCCAGCGCTACGGTGCGCTGGAAGAGACGCTGGTCGAGCAGGAAGAAGGCGTGCGCCTGTTCGTGCTCGGTCGGCGCGGTGAATCGGCTGAAGCCACACAACGTGACTTGGGGCGGAACGTCGAGCATGTGGTGCGCGCGCTGCACAAACCGATTCTCACAGTGACCGAAGGATTTACGGAACCGCGCCGGGTCATGATCGCCTTCGATGGCAGCGCCGTGACGCGCAGGGGTATTGAAATGGTGGCGGCCAGCCCCCTCTTTCGGGGCCTGCCGATCCATCTGGTGATGTCCGGCAAGGAAAGCCTGAGTGCGCCCAAGCAGCTGGCCTGGTCCAAGACGACGCTGGAATCGGCAGGATTTGAAGTCCTGGCGTTACTGATCCCCGGCGACGCGGAGAACATAATCGCCAAGGCCGTCCGCGCGCAGGAGATTGATATGCTGATCATGGGCGCCTACAGCCATTCCCCCCTGCGCACCCTCTTATTCGGCAGCAAGACTTCGGACCTGTTGCGTGCAGCCACAATTCCGACGCTGCTGCTGCGTTAG